Part of the Oncorhynchus masou masou isolate Uvic2021 chromosome 24, UVic_Omas_1.1, whole genome shotgun sequence genome is shown below.
tttgttctctaggAAAATGTACTCTGCCTcttatactgtgtggccatgtggcagggtcttctcctcaggaatttacgacctctctctgaccacagcagcctagttgaaggaagagagggggaggcagggagagggggatggggcttgctatacccaaataAAACTGAAAGTGTTAGTTCCGTAACTGACTAAGTGTAACAGCGTCTGCACTAAGCacagtgttaatttaacactcaAAAGTGTGGACCGATATGGACACTGGAGAATTTGCTCTgtgttgtcttgccaactcctacagcggggcaaaaaaagtatttagtcagccaccaattgtgcaagctaataattgctcccacagttgatttcttcaaaccaagatgcttacctattgcagattcagtcttcccagcctggtgcaggtctacaattttgtttctggtgtcctttgacagctctttggtcttggccatagtggactttggagtgtgactgtttgaggttgtggacaggtgtcttttatactgaaaagaagttcaaacaggtgccattaatacaggtaatgagtggaggacagaggagcctcttaaagaagaagttacaggtctgtgagagccagaaatcttgcttgtttgtaggtgaccaaatacttattttccaccataatttgcaaataaattcataaaaaatcctacaatgtgattttctggatttatttttctaattttgtctgtcatagttgaagtgtacctatgatgaaaattacaggcctatctcattttttaagtgggagaacttgcacaactggtggctgactaaatacttttttgccccactgtgtatatatatatatatatataggggcttgtaagtaagcatttcacagtgccaaatacctgttgtattcagcacatgcgACTCAAGCCCTCAATGCCCTCAAATTCAGTGAGCACTTCAGATGACGTATCATGACGTCTGATGagtttatatatatgtatatgcagtaccagtaaaacgtttggaaacacctactcattcaaggatttttcttaatttttttactttttctacattggagaatgatagggaagacatcaacactattattctacaattgaatgagtaggtgtgtccaaacctttgactggtactgtatactgaGTGTGATCTTCACGGATCAATCCCGTTTTCAAAACTGTACCCGGGCAGATGGCAGGCAGTGTGTATGGTttcatgtgggcgagcggtttgctgatgtcaacgttgtgaacagagtgccccatggtgggatTATAGTATGGCAGTCATAAACTACAGACAACAACCACAAATCAATTGTATTGATGGCAATTGGAATGcatagagataccatgacgagatcctgaggcctattGTCTTGAGGCCATTCATCCGCgccatcacctcatatttcagcatTATAATGCACAGTCCCATGTCActaggatctgtacacaattcctggaagctgaaaatgtcccagttcttccatggcctgcatactcaccatacATGTCACCacccattgaacatgtttggaatgctctagatcaacgtgtacgacagagTTTtgcagttcccgccaatatccagcaactttgcagatgcatatctgtattcccagtcatgtgaaatccatagattatggcctaattaattaatttcagttgattgatttccttatatgtaactcagtaaaattgtagaaattgttgcatgttgcatttatatttttgttcagtgtcatTTTATAGTTAttttatagttatagttatatctccctccctccctccctccctccctccctccctccctccctccctccctcccctccctccctccctccctccctccctccctccctccctccctccctccatctctttgtctctccatctcccttcctccttctcttcccattTCCCACCCTCCCTTCAAatcgttccctctctcttccaggaGGACCAAGGTCATGTTTGATTGGCCCAACATCACAGTGCCCAGCTCTTCAGAGCAGGGCCTGAAACCAGGAGACGGGGATCTGCAGAGGTCTACATGTGTCCTGGGCTTCTTCCCTGTCATCTATTATAGCTCCCTCCTCTGTGTGGGAGTACCAGGTACATGCgcgcatacagtacacacacacatgcagtctCCAAAATGAACACTCCAACATTCTTGAGCAACAAGACAAAACAACAGTCACATTAATGGATTGTGTTCAGTTCAAGTAAACTGTGTTGTCATTGTCAGTGTTGTTGTGGGGCTACAACATTGGCAGACGTGCCGATCACAGTGATATGCTATTGATCCAACATAGGCAGGGATGgttgtagggagggaggggaagcaGGAGACTAGAGGGCTCATCTGAGATCAGCCGCCTGCATTCCCTCACTCTGAATCCTCCAGATGACCTTTTGGCACAGTGAACTAATTACTCCCAGTGGGGATTGAGAGGTCTGTGGGTTGGAGCGAAGGGCTGAAGACAGATGTGCACCAATTGTTTTTAGTGGGAATATTGTGCTATTGACAAGTCGCCGAAAAGAAACCCAGACAATGATAGCTGATTACATATAAATACAGCTGAAATCTATGCAGCTACTGTATGCCACACTActggaaaaacacacacatacacagacacagacacatatacacagacactgacacagacacagacacatatacacatacacagacacagacacatatacacagacactGCAGCCAGGCTATGAAAAAGGGACTCTTGGAAATACTATCTGCTTCCTGAGAACAAATATCTCCCTCCTCCATAGAACATCTTCCGGTAATACCTCATGAGCcaagtagactatatgtataaatgtatgtggacaccccttgaaattagtagattcggctatttcagccacacccattgctgacaggtgtataatattgagcacacagccatgcaatctccatagacaaacattggcagtaaaatggccttactgaagagctcagtgactttcaacgtggcaccgtcataggatgccacctttccaacaagtctgtttgtcaaatttctgacctgctagagctgccccggtcaactgcaagtgctgttatttttaagtggaaatgtctaggagcagcactggctcagccgcgaagtgacagaccacataagctcacagaactggaccgtCGAGTGTTGAAGCGCATTGTGAGTAAAAATCGtttgtccttggttgcaacagtcactaccgagttccaaactgcctctggaagcaacgtcagcacgaTAACTGTTTGTAGGGAGctccatgaaatgggtttccatggtcaagcagccgcacacaacaCTAAGGTCACCACGTGCAATGCGAGTTGGCTGgactggtgtaaagcttgccgccattggacagAGGCTGTTTTTCACGTTTCGGTGTAGGCCTCTTAGTTTCAGtcaagggaaatcttaatgcttcaGCATACAAtaagacgattctgtgcttccaactttgtggcaacagtttggaggccctttcctgtttcagcctgGCAATGTGGTCATTCACAAAGCGCCGTCCACACAGGAATGGTTTGTCgaaatcagtgtggaagaacttgactggcctgcacagagccctgacctcaaccccatcgaacaccttcggGATTAattatattaatgcccatgattttggaaggagatgtttgataagcaggtgtccacatacttttggtcatgtagtgtataatggACTTCATATGGTGTTTAAATAAAtgttctctctctattgctctcttaCTCattctcactcccctctctccctcttccccctctccttctccaccctgccctctctctatcccccaccctctctctgcctcccctctctccctcctccctctctctgcctccccactccctccctgcctctctccacttcctccccCTTCAATCTATCAGTAAACATACTGACTGCAGTGGCTCTATCCCGGCTGGCAGCACGTACTAAGAAGGCTATGCATGTGTACCTGCTGGCTCTGACAGGCTCTGACATCCTCTCCCAGCTCTTCATTATCTTCGTGGGCTTTCTGCTAGAAACAGCTGTGTTCCACCGTGAAGTAGGTACAGTAGTCCAGTGGTTAAGGAGGTGGACGTATAGCTAAAGGATTGCCAGCTCAAAACCCTGACAGTGCACTGAAAAAAGTGGGCACAATTAGGTTGAGAAATGAGCAAAGGACAAcattttattgtttgttgtaatgaATGGACGATAAAGGTGTAGTGATCTGTTTTGGGAGAAAGTTTGAATTCTAATCGACCTGCCTACATGTTGTTTAAAGTAGAGTAGATCAACGTTATCGTtttgctgttattgtgaatttcctttctctttgtcctgaCTTCTCACATAAAATGACATTTTTGTGTTTAATTGTATTCTAGGTCCCCACCCTTCTCCTGCGCTCGGTTAGCATGGCAGAGTTTGCTGCCAACCACGCCTCTATCTGGGCCACCGTACCCCTAACCGTGGACCGCTACGTGGCACTGTGCCATCCGCTCCTCCACCGCCAGATCAGCTACCCGGCACGAGCGTGGCGGATTATCACCGTCGTCTTTTCCCTGGCGCTGTTGTCAGGCATACCATTCTTCTGGTGGTCTGACATGTGGCGTGTTGCCCGCCCGCCCACCTCCCTGGACTCTGCCCTCATATGGACACACGTGATGATAATCTACTTCCTGCCGTGTAGCATCTTCCTGGTTCTGAACTTGCTGATCATTCACCGGCTGCAGGCGCGGCAGAGACAGGTCCCGTGCCAGGAGGAGCATGGTGGTAGCGGGGCCCGGTTGTCTCCACAGCGGCGCCTGGGTAAGAGCACCGCCATGCTGCTTGCTATTACCTCCGCGTTCGCCATCCTTTGGGCCCCCAGGACTATAGTGGTCATCTATCATCTCTACGTGTCCTCGGTCCACAAGGACTGGCGGGTCCACCTTGCCTATGACCTGTCTAACATGCTGGCCATGCTCAACACTGCAGTCAACTTCTTCCTCTACTGTTtcgtcagtaagccattcagagCCTCCGTGAGGGATGTTCTGTTGCTCAGGGGGGGGTCCGTTGTACCACCAAAGGATAATCCACAACCAGCAGGCCCAAGACAAAGCCTCTACGTCCTTGCTGTCTAGCGGGACAAACACTCACACCGAGACTACCAACCGCACCCCCCTAACACCCTGCAGGGCTAACGAGACCATGTGACCCTGGCCTTGATCCTTAATCCTGAGATGAGACCCCTCTAATTGAGACCAACCCCCTTGTccaccccatctctccatcccctctgttatgCCATTTCTTCAGCCCATGAACAATGTGACTTCGACCTTAACTATGGAACCTCCCTAATTGAGACAAACCCTGtaccctcttccctccttctcctaaTCCATGCCTCAATCCGTCCCCTCCACCCCCCCATTCCACTGTCCCCTCCACCCCCCCATTCCACTGTCCCCCAACACCCCATCCCACAGACCAAGTGACCTTGAAGTTTAGACATCCCCTTAATTGAGACCAAACCCTCCAATCACCCCATCCCCTCATCCCACGAACCATGTGACCTTCACCCTGAGACCCCAGATCAACCCCCTTTACCCATCCTCTTATTGCCCcagctctctatccctccatcccaccattcATCCCCCTATCCCACGGTTGACCTAAGCACTTATGACCTCGGAACCACAGAGAACCACAGAGTGCATTCCAGCCATGTTCCGTGGACAGCTGCCAATCACCCTTTGAGGTGAACATTCTCAAAGGGCCTTTTCCTGAACTGTTGTTGGACTCAAAACAAGCAGAATGTTTTCTGATTCAACATGATATTTATTATGTCCAGCGGGAATCAGTTTAAAATGGCACAAAGTATTTATTTTTCGTTAGGGGGAAGATTTGGCTTGTGACATTACGAGTGCTTGACTTGACTATGTTACTTTCCATATATGGATGCTTGTTGTAATTATGTAACATGCTATTGTTTATATTGGTAAAAAAAAGAATGCCATATGGACATTATTTGGTCTTGTTGGCTGCAGATGAACATGGTGCTTTAGTtaacacatagagagaagagATGCTGTGAAAAGAGATGCATGCTACTTAAAGTGAATGGCTCATCTATCTATTTACACATTGAGCATAGCCTCACCATTTCCTCTCAGTTGTCTACAGGGGGGCAGTTTAGTTCTATGTGAATCACTTTACAATAGAAGGAAATGCAAAATGCTCTTCCTTTACAGAACATAAGTTAAGTAAGGGTAAGAGTGTATTTTCATATAGTGCATTATTCTTTACTATGGAGAGAACACTCCACATGCCTATTTGCCCAAATGACAGTGTGACAGGCTTGCTGAGCAGCACAACTGAACCAATCAAGCAAACAAATAGCATTAAGTACTTCAATTCAACAGTGAGAGCGAGGAGCAAACCACAGCTGTGGTTATTTTTCATGAAAACGCAAGTGGGTGGAGGTTTAAATGAATGCTTGCTGTAAGTGCCTAAAAGCCGCAGCAGGGGAAGAAGACCCTGTTCTACAAACACACTCCCCCTGTGGGCTTCAGCTCAGCTAGCTAAACAAATCTCACATCAGACTGACGGACGGCACACAGAAAGTACATTTTCCATCTGCTCCTGTGCAAGCCCCTAGAAACATCCATAAGGCGATAAGGACAAATTCAAATGACAATTTTTAATATGAGATATTTCATCAATAAGGCATGAGAACCTGTGTTTCATTGTAAATAGCACAGGGCTAAAGTGTCCTCTTGAAACATCCACACTTACTGACACATTTGCATTATCATGTGTAAATGGGATCaacaagcactttgtgacatcagtaTTTGTTTGGAGCTGAGTGTTCTCTTCTCTATACATGCATCTAATTAATGACTGATTTAACAGTTGGCAAGTGCAATCTGTTGGTGTATTACTTTTTAATGCAATTAATTCATTTAGCCCCAAGAGTTGATGAACAATGTTTAGACTTTGATCTTGAAATAACCATTTAATCATGCACCTCTGGCTCATCAATTAGTCCTCAGTGAAAGGCTTTTAAATACGGACATACTTTTCTGTCCTCCTCATAACCATTGTATAACTGGTTTGAGAAGACGTGTCAACTACATAAGATAGTTCATTTGTTTGCACTAATAGGAACAGGCAGTAAGAGAGATGGACACATTTTTGTTGATTATGTCTCCTGtgttcctctgtagctcagttggtagagcatagtgCTTGTAATGTCAGAGTAGTGGGTTCAATTTCTGCAACCACCCATACGTGAAATGTATGCACTTGTAAGTTGTTTTGGATAAAACCgactgctaaatggcatatattttgTCTCAGTGAAATTGAGAGTAAGCTAATTGCCTACTTTATACACTTTTTTTGTGACATCCAATTGTgaccttgtctcatcgctgcaactccccaacgggcttggGAGAGGCAAGGTCAAGTCAAGAAAAATATGACCCACCAAACCGCGCTCCTTAAAACCTGCCCGCTTGATCCAAAAGCAGCCTGCAGTtgcccagcccaccacaaggagttgctagagtgcaaagagccaagtaaagccccccaggCCAAGCCCTTTTCTAACCCAGATggccctgggccaattgtgtgccgtcctATGAGACTGTCTGTCACAGCAGGTTATGACCCAGCCTGGGATTTAACCCAGGTCTATAGGGACACttcaagcactgtgatgcagtgccttagacagctgcaccactcaggagtgtataaaatatattttaaacacaggaggttggtggcacctcaattggggaagacgggcttgtggtaatggctgtgGCGGAATAGGTGAAATAGTATCAAATGCATCAAAcaaatggtttccatgtgtttgatgccattccattcgctctgtTGCAGATATTATTATgagccctcctcccctcagcagccttcactcattttaaataatgaacatgtgaaAGCACACTAAAATGACTACCTGCCATGACGATTATTATAATCTTAAGTCTTTCAGATGGCAGCCTAAATGCTCATTGTTCCCACTACAACTGGATCATTCCTTGCAGTTTAGTGTTTGGAAATAgctaatatttgttttattttatttcacctttatttactcaggtaagctagttgagaacaagttctcatttgcaacgctgacctggccaagataaagcagttcaacacatacaacaacacagagttacatatggaataaacaaacatacaatcaataatacagtagaaaaatatatatacagcttggggaaatgaggtaggataagagaggtaaggcaataaataggccatggtggcaaagtaattacaatatagcaattaaacactggaatggtagaatatGCAGAAGATGTatgtgcaaatagagatactggggtgcaaaggagcaagattaataaataaatacagtatggggatgaggtagattggatgggctaattTACAGATGAGTTATGTACAGGTGGAGAgatctgtgagctgttctgacagctggtgcttaaagctcgtgagggaggtaagagtctccagctttagtgatttttgcagttcgttccagtcattggcagcatagaactggaaggagaggcgaccaaagaaagaattggctttgggagtgaccagtgagatatacctgctggagcgcatgctacgggtgggtgctgctatggtgaccagtgagctgagataaggcagggctttacctagcagagacttgtagacgatctggagccagtgagtttggcgacgagtatgaagcgagggccagccaacgagagcgtacaggtcgcagtggtgggtagtatatggggctttggtgacaaaacggatggcactgtgatcgactgcatccaatttgttgagtagagtattggaggctgttttgtaaatgacatcgccgaagtcgaggatcggtaggatggtcagttttacaagggtatgtttggca
Proteins encoded:
- the LOC135511374 gene encoding LOW QUALITY PROTEIN: probable G-protein coupled receptor 142 (The sequence of the model RefSeq protein was modified relative to this genomic sequence to represent the inferred CDS: deleted 1 base in 1 codon); the encoded protein is MFDWPNITVPSSSEQGLKPGDGDLQRSTCVLGFFPVIYYSSLLCVGVPVNILTAVALSRLAARTKKAMHVYLLALTGSDILSQLFIIFVGFLLETAVFHREVPTLLLRSVSMAEFAANHASIWATVPLTVDRYVALCHPLLHRQISYPARAWRIITVVFSLALLSGIPFFWWSDMWRVARPPTSLDSALIWTHVMIIYFLPCSIFLVLNLLIIHRLQARQRQVPCQEEHGGSGARLSPQRRLGKSTAMLLAITSAFAILWAPRTIVVIYHLYVSSVHKDWRVHLAYDLSNMLAMLNTAVNFFLYCFVSKPFRASVRDVLLLRGGPLYHQRIIHNQQAQDKASTSLLSSGTNTHTETTNRTPLTPCRANETM